The following coding sequences lie in one Arabidopsis thaliana chromosome 3, partial sequence genomic window:
- the LBD22 gene encoding LOB domain-containing protein 22 (LOB domain-containing protein 22 (LBD22); INVOLVED IN: biological_process unknown; LOCATED IN: chloroplast; CONTAINS InterPro DOMAIN/s: Lateral organ boundaries, LOB (InterPro:IPR004883); BEST Arabidopsis thaliana protein match is: LOB domain-containing protein 7 (TAIR:AT1G72980.1); Has 841 Blast hits to 836 proteins in 22 species: Archae - 0; Bacteria - 0; Metazoa - 0; Fungi - 2; Plants - 839; Viruses - 0; Other Eukaryotes - 0 (source: NCBI BLink).) gives MPSGKPSSVFPLHPKPTPLKPSSSTSSSNNNSTNQACAACKYQRRKCAPDCLLAPYFPHDRHRQFLNAHKLFGVSNITKIIKSLTPPEKDAAMHTIMFQSDARANDPVDGCYGIIKKLQYQIEYTRNELEIVLQQLAMFRDRAHQHHHQEPHIQMQEQEDLSSFSSSCDLNNNNSIPYNYPLNHIQEPNQQQYCSSGNNFSGLQEDMWCLQLQDSSTIVNMKAGFIDECEDVKPVEEVSSERHEFEPHEAFVEQRKLDLPSAQYIISS, from the coding sequence ATGCCCTCAGGCAAACCTTCTTCTGTCTTCCCTTTACATCCCAAACCTACACCATTAAAACCTTCTAGCAGCaccagcagcagcaacaacaacagcacAAACCAAGCCTGCGCCGCCTGCAAATACCAACGCAGGAAATGCGCTCCCGATTGTCTTCTTGCTCCTTATTTCCCTCACGACCGTCACCGCCAATTCCTTAACGCGCATAAGCTCTTTGGAGTCAGCAACATCACCAAGATCATTAAATCCCTTACCCCTCCAGAGAAAGACGCAGCTATGCATACAATCATGTTTCAGTCCGATGCTCGTGCCAATGATCCCGTTGATGGATGCTATGGCATCATAAAAAAGCTTCAATACCAGATCGAATACACAAGAAACGAATTGGAGATTGTTCTTCAGCAATTGGCTATGTTCCGTGACCGtgctcatcaacatcatcatcaagaaccGCATATCCAGATGCAAGAACAAGAGGATCTCTCGAGTTTTTCGAGTTCTTGTGAtctaaacaacaacaattcgATTCCTTACAATTACCCTCTGAATCACATTCAAGAAccaaatcaacaacaatattGTTCTTCCGGTAATAACTTCAGTGGGTTACAAGAAGACATGTGGTGTCTTCAACTTCAAGATTCATCAACGATAGTGAATATGAAGGCTGGTTTCATTGATGAATGTGAAGACGTAAAGCCTGTAGAAGAGGTTTCTAGCGAACGACACGAGTTTGAGCCTCATGAAGCTTTCGTTGAACAACGGAAACTCGACTTGCCTTCCGCACAATACATCATTTCTTCttag
- the RHD3 gene encoding Root hair defective 3 GTP-binding protein (RHD3) (ROOT HAIR DEFECTIVE 3 (RHD3); FUNCTIONS IN: GTP binding; INVOLVED IN: root epidermal cell differentiation, plant-type cell wall biogenesis, ER to Golgi vesicle-mediated transport, actin cytoskeleton organization, cell tip growth; LOCATED IN: endoplasmic reticulum, plasma membrane, cytoplasm; EXPRESSED IN: 25 plant structures; EXPRESSED DURING: 14 growth stages; CONTAINS InterPro DOMAIN/s: Root hair defective 3 GTP-binding (InterPro:IPR008803); BEST Arabidopsis thaliana protein match is: Root hair defective 3 GTP-binding protein (RHD3) (TAIR:AT1G72960.1); Has 563 Blast hits to 546 proteins in 189 species: Archae - 0; Bacteria - 2; Metazoa - 79; Fungi - 191; Plants - 135; Viruses - 0; Other Eukaryotes - 156 (source: NCBI BLink).), translating to MDAACSTQLIDGDGVFNVSGVDHFIKEVKLDECGLSYAVVSIMGPQSSGKSTLLNHLFGTNFREMDAFRGRSQTTKGIWIARCAGIEPCTVVMDLEGTDGRERGEDDTAFEKQSALFALAVSDIVLINMWCHDIGREQAANKPLLKTVFQVMMRLFSPRKTTLMFVIRDKTRTPLENLEPVLREDIQKIWDSVPKPQAHKETPLSDFFNVEVVALSSYEEKEEQFKEQVYNLRQRFFQSVAPGGLAGDRRGVVPANAFAFSAKQMWQVIKDNKDLDLPAHKVMVATVRCEEIANEKFSSFIANENWRELEEAVQSGPVSGFGRKLSSILQASLSEYDTEATYFEESVRSSKRQQLQEKLLQLVQPTFQDVLGHLRAGALENFKNAFEKALDAGEGFSSSAKSCAQSCISKFDKGCEEAVIEQAKWDTSKTREKLERDIEAHISSVRTAKLAELTTLYESKLNVALSGPVEALLDGANDETWPAIRKLLRREGELAVYGLSNALSGFEMDEETRSKMLADLENYARGIVETKAKEEAGRAMMRMKDRFATIFSHDSDSMPRVWTGKEDIRAITKMARSASLKLLSVMAVIRLDDELDNIEKTLTLALFNSTGNNATSKSISTIDSLASSTWEKVAPEKTLITPVQCKSLWRQFKNETEYTVTQAISAQEANRRNNNWLPPPWAILALVVLGFNEFMTLLRNPLWLLVLFVGYLVSKALWVQLNISGEFQNGVLPGLLSLSTKFIPTVMNLLKKLAEEGQAPPTNSNQSMNSTAQSEVTTNGESSSSSSSGSSPAKNVPIDTSA from the exons ATGG ATGCCGCTTGCTCTACCCAGCTTATCGATGGGGATGGTGTCTTTAATGTTTCTGGGGTTGATCATTTCATCAAGGAGGTTAAATTGGACGAATGTGGTCTTTCATACGCGGTTGTCTCGATTATGGGTCCACAAAGTAGTG GGAAGAGTACGCTCTTGAATCATTTGTTTGGAACCAACTTTAGAGAAATGGATGCATTTAGAGGAAG gTCTCAGACGACTAAGGGAATTTGGATTGCTAGATGCGCTGGTATTGAGCCTTGCACCGTTGTGATGGATTTAGAGGGTACCGATGGGAGAGAGCGTGGTGAG GATGATACTGCTTTCGAGAAACAGAGTGCTCTTTTTGCACTTGCAGTCTCAGACATAGTTCTTATAAACAT GTGGTGTCATGATATTGGTCGGGAACAAGCAGCAAATAAACCTCTTTTAAAGACTGTGTTCCAG GTTATGATGCGGTTGTTTAGTCCGCGGAAGACAACTTTGATGTTTGTTATAAGAGATAAAACACGG ACGCCACTGGAAAATTTAGAACCAGTGCTGAGGGAAGACATTCAAAAG ATATGGGATTCAGTTCCCAAGCCTCAGGCCCACAAAGAAACTCCACTTAGCGATTTCTTCAAT GTTGAAGTAGTTGCTCTCTCGagttatgaagaaaaagaagagcaatTCAAAGAGCAG GTCTACAATTTGAGACAACGGTTCTTCCAATCTGTCGCACCTGGCGGGCTTGCTGGTGATCGACGAGGAGTTGTCCCTGCCAATGCTTTTGCTTTTAGTGCAAAACAGATGTGGCAAGTcatcaaagacaacaaagaCTTGGATCTTCCAGCACACAAG GTCATGGTAGCAACTGTGCGATGTGAGGAAATTGCCAATGAAAAATTCTCTAGTTTTATCGCGAATGAG AATTGGCGCGAGTTGGAAGAGGCTGTACAGTCTGGTCCTGTTTCCGGATTTGGAAGAAAGCTGAGCTCAATTCTCCAAGCAAGCTTATCAGA GTATGACACAGAAGCGACATACTTTGAAGAAAGTGTTAGATCATCCAAGAGGCAACAGCTGCAAGAAAAGTTATTGCAA CTTGTTCAACCAACTTTCCAAGACGTGCTTGGACATTTGAGGGCTGGAGCACTTGAAAACTTCAAGAATGCTTTTGAGAAGGCCTTGGATGCTGGAGAAGGGTTTTCATCATCTGCGAAATCCTGCGCTCAGTCATGCATATCTAAGTTTGATAAAGGATGTGAAG AGGCTGTTATTGAACAAGCAAAATGGGATACATCTAAAACTCGGGAAAAGCTTGAGCGTGATATTGAAGCTCATATCTCTTCTGTCCGTACTGCAAAGTTGGCTGAACTGACTACTCTGTATGAG TCAAAACTAAATGTAGCCTTATCTGGACCGGTGGAAGCTCTTCTGGATGGGGCTAATGATGAAACATGGCCAGCAATAAGAAAGCTACTTAGACGGGAAGGAGAATTGGCTGTCTATGGTCTCTCCAACGCATTATCTGGTTTCGAAATGGACGAAGAAACACGGAGTAAAATGCTTGCTGATCTCGAGAACTATGCACGAGGTATTGTTGAAACCAAGGCAAAGGAAGAGGCTGGAAGAGCGATGATGCGCATGAAGGATAG ATTTGCTACAATCTTCAGCCATGATTCTGATTCAATGCCACGTGTTTGGACTGGAAAGGAGGACATCAGAGCAATTACAAAAATGGCTCGTTCTGCG TCCTTGAAGCTGCTGTCTGTTATGGCTGTTATACGCTTGGATGATGAACTCGACAATATTGAGAAGACATTGACGCTAGCTCTGTTTAATTCTACGGGCAACAATGCTACTAGCAAGAGCATCAGCACAATTGATTCACTTGCCTCAAGCACTTGGGAGAAG GTTGCACCAGAAAAGACGTTGATCACACCTGTGCAGTGTAAATCACTGTGGAGGCAATTTAAGAACGAGACAGAATATACCGTTACACAGGCCATTTCTGCACAG GAAGCTAACCGACGGAATAACAACTGGCTGCCACCTCCATGGGCAATCCTTGCCCTGGTTGTTCTTGGATTTAATGAATTTATGACTCTCTTAAG AAATCCTCTATGGCTCTTAGTTCTATTTGTCGGATACCTTGTATCCAAAGCCTTGTGGGTGCAATTAAATATTTCAGGAGAATTCCAAAACGGCGTG CTACCTGGACTTCTCTCTTTGTCAACCAAATTCATTCCAACGGTCATGAACCTCCTCAAAAAGCTTGCGGAAGAAGGACAAGCACCACCCACAAATAGCAACCAATCAATGAACTCTACAGCTCAATCCGAGGTTACAACCAATGGAgaaagcagcagcagcagtaGCTCTGGTTCATCTCCAGCAAAAAACGTACCCATTGATACAAGTGCATAG
- the RHD3 gene encoding Root hair defective 3 GTP-binding protein (RHD3) (ROOT HAIR DEFECTIVE 3 (RHD3); FUNCTIONS IN: GTP binding; INVOLVED IN: root epidermal cell differentiation, plant-type cell wall biogenesis, ER to Golgi vesicle-mediated transport, actin cytoskeleton organization, cell tip growth; LOCATED IN: endoplasmic reticulum, plasma membrane, cytoplasm; EXPRESSED IN: 25 plant structures; EXPRESSED DURING: 14 growth stages; CONTAINS InterPro DOMAIN/s: Root hair defective 3 GTP-binding (InterPro:IPR008803); BEST Arabidopsis thaliana protein match is: Root hair defective 3 GTP-binding protein (RHD3) (TAIR:AT1G72960.1); Has 35333 Blast hits to 34131 proteins in 2444 species: Archae - 798; Bacteria - 22429; Metazoa - 974; Fungi - 991; Plants - 531; Viruses - 0; Other Eukaryotes - 9610 (source: NCBI BLink).), translated as MHLEEGMSQTTKGIWIARCAGIEPCTVVMDLEGTDGRERGEDDTAFEKQSALFALAVSDIVLINMWCHDIGREQAANKPLLKTVFQVMMRLFSPRKTTLMFVIRDKTRTPLENLEPVLREDIQKIWDSVPKPQAHKETPLSDFFNVEVVALSSYEEKEEQFKEQVYNLRQRFFQSVAPGGLAGDRRGVVPANAFAFSAKQMWQVIKDNKDLDLPAHKVMVATVRCEEIANEKFSSFIANENWRELEEAVQSGPVSGFGRKLSSILQASLSEYDTEATYFEESVRSSKRQQLQEKLLQLVQPTFQDVLGHLRAGALENFKNAFEKALDAGEGFSSSAKSCAQSCISKFDKGCEEAVIEQAKWDTSKTREKLERDIEAHISSVRTAKLAELTTLYESKLNVALSGPVEALLDGANDETWPAIRKLLRREGELAVYGLSNALSGFEMDEETRSKMLADLENYARGIVETKAKEEAGRAMMRMKDRFATIFSHDSDSMPRVWTGKEDIRAITKMARSASLKLLSVMAVIRLDDELDNIEKTLTLALFNSTGNNATSKSISTIDSLASSTWEKVAPEKTLITPVQCKSLWRQFKNETEYTVTQAISAQEANRRNNNWLPPPWAILALVVLGFNEFMTLLRNPLWLLVLFVGYLVSKALWVQLNISGEFQNGVLPGLLSLSTKFIPTVMNLLKKLAEEGQAPPTNSNQSMNSTAQSEVTTNGESSSSSSSGSSPAKNVPIDTSA; from the exons ATGCATTTAGAGGAAGGCAT gTCTCAGACGACTAAGGGAATTTGGATTGCTAGATGCGCTGGTATTGAGCCTTGCACCGTTGTGATGGATTTAGAGGGTACCGATGGGAGAGAGCGTGGTGAG GATGATACTGCTTTCGAGAAACAGAGTGCTCTTTTTGCACTTGCAGTCTCAGACATAGTTCTTATAAACAT GTGGTGTCATGATATTGGTCGGGAACAAGCAGCAAATAAACCTCTTTTAAAGACTGTGTTCCAG GTTATGATGCGGTTGTTTAGTCCGCGGAAGACAACTTTGATGTTTGTTATAAGAGATAAAACACGG ACGCCACTGGAAAATTTAGAACCAGTGCTGAGGGAAGACATTCAAAAG ATATGGGATTCAGTTCCCAAGCCTCAGGCCCACAAAGAAACTCCACTTAGCGATTTCTTCAAT GTTGAAGTAGTTGCTCTCTCGagttatgaagaaaaagaagagcaatTCAAAGAGCAG GTCTACAATTTGAGACAACGGTTCTTCCAATCTGTCGCACCTGGCGGGCTTGCTGGTGATCGACGAGGAGTTGTCCCTGCCAATGCTTTTGCTTTTAGTGCAAAACAGATGTGGCAAGTcatcaaagacaacaaagaCTTGGATCTTCCAGCACACAAG GTCATGGTAGCAACTGTGCGATGTGAGGAAATTGCCAATGAAAAATTCTCTAGTTTTATCGCGAATGAG AATTGGCGCGAGTTGGAAGAGGCTGTACAGTCTGGTCCTGTTTCCGGATTTGGAAGAAAGCTGAGCTCAATTCTCCAAGCAAGCTTATCAGA GTATGACACAGAAGCGACATACTTTGAAGAAAGTGTTAGATCATCCAAGAGGCAACAGCTGCAAGAAAAGTTATTGCAA CTTGTTCAACCAACTTTCCAAGACGTGCTTGGACATTTGAGGGCTGGAGCACTTGAAAACTTCAAGAATGCTTTTGAGAAGGCCTTGGATGCTGGAGAAGGGTTTTCATCATCTGCGAAATCCTGCGCTCAGTCATGCATATCTAAGTTTGATAAAGGATGTGAAG AGGCTGTTATTGAACAAGCAAAATGGGATACATCTAAAACTCGGGAAAAGCTTGAGCGTGATATTGAAGCTCATATCTCTTCTGTCCGTACTGCAAAGTTGGCTGAACTGACTACTCTGTATGAG TCAAAACTAAATGTAGCCTTATCTGGACCGGTGGAAGCTCTTCTGGATGGGGCTAATGATGAAACATGGCCAGCAATAAGAAAGCTACTTAGACGGGAAGGAGAATTGGCTGTCTATGGTCTCTCCAACGCATTATCTGGTTTCGAAATGGACGAAGAAACACGGAGTAAAATGCTTGCTGATCTCGAGAACTATGCACGAGGTATTGTTGAAACCAAGGCAAAGGAAGAGGCTGGAAGAGCGATGATGCGCATGAAGGATAG ATTTGCTACAATCTTCAGCCATGATTCTGATTCAATGCCACGTGTTTGGACTGGAAAGGAGGACATCAGAGCAATTACAAAAATGGCTCGTTCTGCG TCCTTGAAGCTGCTGTCTGTTATGGCTGTTATACGCTTGGATGATGAACTCGACAATATTGAGAAGACATTGACGCTAGCTCTGTTTAATTCTACGGGCAACAATGCTACTAGCAAGAGCATCAGCACAATTGATTCACTTGCCTCAAGCACTTGGGAGAAG GTTGCACCAGAAAAGACGTTGATCACACCTGTGCAGTGTAAATCACTGTGGAGGCAATTTAAGAACGAGACAGAATATACCGTTACACAGGCCATTTCTGCACAG GAAGCTAACCGACGGAATAACAACTGGCTGCCACCTCCATGGGCAATCCTTGCCCTGGTTGTTCTTGGATTTAATGAATTTATGACTCTCTTAAG AAATCCTCTATGGCTCTTAGTTCTATTTGTCGGATACCTTGTATCCAAAGCCTTGTGGGTGCAATTAAATATTTCAGGAGAATTCCAAAACGGCGTG CTACCTGGACTTCTCTCTTTGTCAACCAAATTCATTCCAACGGTCATGAACCTCCTCAAAAAGCTTGCGGAAGAAGGACAAGCACCACCCACAAATAGCAACCAATCAATGAACTCTACAGCTCAATCCGAGGTTACAACCAATGGAgaaagcagcagcagcagtaGCTCTGGTTCATCTCCAGCAAAAAACGTACCCATTGATACAAGTGCATAG
- a CDS encoding uncharacterized protein (unknown protein; Has 35333 Blast hits to 34131 proteins in 2444 species: Archae - 798; Bacteria - 22429; Metazoa - 974; Fungi - 991; Plants - 531; Viruses - 0; Other Eukaryotes - 9610 (source: NCBI BLink).): MTRINREMVQIFFAKFSRSISSSSVLRRSISGVFSSFSVTET; the protein is encoded by the coding sequence ATGACACGCATAAATCGAGAAATggtccaaattttttttgcaaaattttccagatcgatttcttcttcctctgttcttcGGCGTTCAATTTCTGGGGTTTTCTCTTCGTTTTCTGTAACTGAAACCTAA
- the HSP60-3A gene encoding heat shock protein 60-3A (heat shock protein 60-3A (HSP60-3A); FUNCTIONS IN: ATP binding; INVOLVED IN: response to cadmium ion; LOCATED IN: mitochondrion, plasma membrane; EXPRESSED IN: 24 plant structures; EXPRESSED DURING: 13 growth stages; CONTAINS InterPro DOMAIN/s: Chaperonin Cpn60/TCP-1 (InterPro:IPR002423), Chaperonin Cpn60, conserved site (InterPro:IPR018370), Chaperonin Cpn60 (InterPro:IPR001844); BEST Arabidopsis thaliana protein match is: heat shock protein 60 (TAIR:AT3G23990.1); Has 33806 Blast hits to 33780 proteins in 8724 species: Archae - 691; Bacteria - 21872; Metazoa - 1598; Fungi - 1587; Plants - 751; Viruses - 2; Other Eukaryotes - 7305 (source: NCBI BLink).) → MYRVLSKLSSSIGSSTSRKLVSGRIISSRNYAAKDISFGIGARAAMLQGVSEVAEAVKVTMGPKGRNVIIESSYGGPKITKDGVTVAKSISFQAKAKNIGAELVKQVASATNKVAGDGTTCATVLTQAILIEGCKSVAAGVNVMDLRVGINMAIAAVVSDLKSRAVMISTPEEITQVATISANGEREIGELIARAMEKVGKEGVITVADGNTLDNELEVVEGMKLARGYISPYFITDEKTQKCELENPIILIHEKKISDINSLLKVLEAAVKSSRPLLIVAEDVESDALAMLILNKHHGGLKVCAIKAPGFGDNRKASLDDLAVLTGAEVISEERGLSLEKIRPELLGTAKKVTVTRDDTIILHGGGDKKLIEERCEELRSANEKSTSTFDQEKTQERLSKLSGGVAVFKVGGASESEVGERKDRVTDALNATRAAVEEGIIPGGGVALLYATKALDNLQTENEDQRRGVQIVQNALKAPAFTIAANAGYDGSLVVGKLLEQDDCNFGFDAAKGKYVDMVKAGIIDPVKVIRTALTDAASVSLLLTTTEASVLVKADENTPNHVPDMASMGM, encoded by the exons ATGTATCGAGTGCTATCAaagttatcttcttcaattgG CTCGTCTACTTCCAGGAAACTG GTTTCTGGGCGGATTATAAGTAGCAGAAACTATGCGGCCAAGGATATCAGTTTCGGGATCGGAGCTCGGGCAGCTATGTTGCAGGGTGTATCCGAGGTTGCAGAAGCTGTGAAAGTCACTATGGGACcaaag GGAAGAAATGTGATAATTGAGAGCAGTTATGGCGGACCAAAGATCACAAAGGATGGTGTCACCGTGGCAAAAAGCATATCATTTCAAGCTAAAGCTAAGAACATTGGTGCCGAACTCGTCAAACAGGTTGCAAGTGCCACTAACAAGGTTGCTGGAGATG GTACCACTTGTGCCACTGTTTTGACTCAGGCGATACTCATCGAAGGCTGCAAGTCGGTGGCTGCAGGTGTAAATGTGATGGATTTGCGTGTTGGAATTAATATGGCAATTGCTGCAGTTGTCTCTGATTTGAAAAGCAGAGCTGTTATGATTAGCACCCCAGAAGAGATCACACAG GTTGCCACTATATCTGCAAATGGGGAGCGTGAAATAGGGGAACTAATTGCAAGAGCCATGGAGAAAGTTGGAAAGGAAGGGGTTATCACTGTTGCT GATGGTAACACTTTAGATAACGAGCTGGAAGTAGTGGAAGGAATGAAGCTAGCCAGAGGTTACATTTCTCCTTATTTTATCACGGATGAGAAGACCCAGAAATGC GAGCTTGAAAATCCCATCATCCTCATtcatgagaagaagatttcagACATTAACTCTTTGTTGAAAGTTTTAGAAGCGGCTGTGAAA AGTAGTAGACCACTTCTTATTGTAGCAGAAGATGTTGAGAGTGATGCATTAGCTATGCTTATTCTCAATAAGCATCATGGTGGGCTTAAGGTATGTGCTATCAAGGCTCCGGGGTTTGGTGACAACAGGAAAGCAAGCTTGGATGATCTTGCAGTTCTTACTGGTGCAGAG GTTATCTCTGAGGAGCGTGGGCTATCTCTAGAAAAAATTCGCCCTGAATTGCTTGGAACTGCGAAGAAG GTTACCGTTACCCGTGATGACACTATTATCCTACATGGTGGTGGTGATAAAAAGCTAATTGAAGAAAGATGTGAAGAG TTAAGATCAGCCAATGAAAAGAGTACATCCACTTTTGATCAAGAGAAAACGCAAGAAAGACTCTCAAAGCTATCAGGTGGTGTTGCAGTCTTCAAG GTGGGAGGGGCAAGTGAATCTGAAGTTGGAGAGAGAAAAGACAGAGTCACTGATGCTTTAAACGCCACAAGAGCAGCTGTAGAAGAAGGCATCATACCGG GTGGTGGTGTGGCTCTATTATATGCGACAAAGGCTTTAGACAACCTTCAAACTGAAAACGAGGATCAAAGAAGAGGTGTTCAGATTGTTCAGAATGCTCTCAAG GCTCCTGCATTTACAATAGCTGCAAATGCCGGTTACGATGGTTCTTTAGTGGTTGGCAAGTTATTAGAGCAAGACGATTGCAATTTTGGTTTCGATGCAGCCAAAG GTAAatatgtggatatggtgaaAGCTGGAATCATAGACCCAGTCAAGGTGATCAGAACCGCCTTAACCGATGCTGCTAG CGTTTCTTTGCTTTTGACAACAACAGAGGCCTCAGTGCTTGTGAAGGCAGACGAGAACACTCCAAACCATGTCCCTGATATGGCCAGCATGGGCATGTGA